The Impatiens glandulifera chromosome 3, dImpGla2.1, whole genome shotgun sequence genome contains a region encoding:
- the LOC124929732 gene encoding NF-kappa-B-activating protein-like — MGRSNRRYSPQSDTSRDPYCQRRRSSSASRKRDRSPRNGYTRYDDSPDRRRDSPDYSGRSRRPEPLRLDRELLGYNSSCRNRDTPYLDRDYRVNEESDEELKGLSFEEFRRMKRQKLRKNFLTKSFIWNCTPSPPPIGDNDLYEEQSEKNEEKDKKKKDTNSLVSESESEDSESHISQSESDDSRSRKKRKRKRRTSSRKSRSRKSESDTDSESSEDRRRRRRKKKKTTSRRSCKQRKSRRSKKRRSSSGSESDETKEDKSLVHDEIDSEMNEELLKFKEMMESRKKSTLEDEVLVGPQPLPRAEGHISYGGALRPGEGDAIAQYVQQGKRIPRRGEVGLSAEEIQKFETLGYVMSGSRHQRMNAIRIRKENQVYSAEDKRALAMFNYEEKSKREQKVMADLKRLVDRHIGKDTGSSHHPFGGGDA; from the coding sequence ATGGGAAGATCAAATCGTCGTTATTCGCCTCAATCCGACACTTCACGGGACCCCTACTGTCAACGTCGCCGCAGCTCCAGCGCTAGTCGGAAACGGGATAGAAGTCCGAGGAACGGATATACCAGGTATGACGACTCTCCTGACCGTCGCCGTGATTCACCCGATTACTCTGGGAGAAGTCGTAGGCCAGAACCCCTAAGATTAGATAGAGAATTATTAGGTTATAATAGTAGCTGTAGAAATCGCGATACGCCGTATCTGGATCGTGATTATCGGGTGAACGAGGAATCAGACGAGGAATTGAAGGGTTTGAGCTTTGAAGAATTCCGGAGAATGAAGCGCCAAAAATTGAGGAAGAATTTCTTGACAAAGAGTTTTATATGGAATTGTACGCCTAGCCCTCCTCCCATAGGGGATAACGATTTGTACGAAGAACAATCGGAGAAGAATGAGGAGaaagacaagaagaagaaggatacTAACTCATTAGTTAGTGAATCTGAATCAGAGGATTCAGAGTCCCATATTTCTCAATCTGAATCAGATGATTCCCGTTcaaggaagaagaggaagaggaagaggagaaCCTCGAGCAGAAAGAGTAGAAGCAGGAAATCAGAGTCAGATACTGATAGTGAATCAAGTGAggatagaagaagaagaaggaggaagaagaagaagactacgAGCAGAAGAAGTTGCAAGCAGAGAAAGAGCAGAAGAAGTAAAAAGAGAAGGTCTAGTAGTGGAAGTGAAAGTGATGAAACAAAGGAAGACAAATCTCTGGTGCATGATGAAATCGACAGTGAGATGAACGAAGAACTGCTAAAATTTAAGGAAATGATGGAATCCCGAAAAAAATCTACTCTGGAAGATGAAGTTCTGGTGGGGCCTCAGCCTCTACCTAGGGCTGAAGGACATATAAGCTATGGAGGAGCGCTTCGGCCTGGTGAAGGTGATGCCATTGCACAATATGTTCAACAGGGAAAGCGTATTCCCAGAAGAGGAGAAGTGGGTCTTTCAGCCGAGGAGATTCAGAAATTTGAGACGCTTGGTTATGTGATGAGTGGTAGCAGGCACCAAAGGATGAATGCCATTCGTATCAGGAAGGAAAACCAGGTTTACAGTGCAGAAGATAAACGTGCTCTGGCCATGTTCAATTATGAGGAGAAATCAAAGCGAGAGCAGAAGGTTATGGCGGACTTAAAGAGGCTCGTGGATCGCCACATTGGGAAGGACACTGGTTCCTCTCACCACCCTTTTGGTGGTGGGGATGCTTAA